From a region of the Actinopolymorpha singaporensis genome:
- a CDS encoding polyprenol monophosphomannose synthase, translated as MTGTSEQYAAGLGSILVVLPTYNEAKNLERTVGRLRRAVPAADILVTDDASPDGTGQIADRLAAQDPQVHVLHRAAKEGLGTAYKESFAWGLSRGYDVLCEMDADGSHQPEELAKLLAGLADSDLVIGSRWVPGGRVENWSQSRELLSRGANRYAQIVLGVPLRDATAGFRAFRRATLEGVGLDDVASLGYCFQIDLAWRALQAGFRVTEVPIVFREREFGDSKMDLAIMIESFRRVAVWGIRHRLKQVRGRTNGHQVLSERRR; from the coding sequence GTGACCGGAACCAGCGAGCAGTACGCTGCCGGACTCGGTTCGATCCTGGTGGTGCTGCCCACGTACAACGAGGCCAAGAACCTCGAGCGCACCGTCGGCCGGCTGCGGCGTGCGGTCCCGGCCGCCGACATCCTGGTCACCGACGACGCCTCACCGGACGGCACCGGGCAGATCGCGGACCGGCTCGCCGCGCAGGACCCGCAGGTACACGTCCTGCACCGCGCGGCGAAGGAGGGCCTCGGCACCGCCTACAAGGAAAGCTTCGCGTGGGGCCTTTCCCGCGGCTACGACGTCCTGTGCGAGATGGACGCCGACGGGTCCCACCAGCCGGAGGAACTCGCCAAGCTGCTGGCGGGCCTGGCCGACTCCGACCTGGTGATCGGTTCGCGCTGGGTGCCCGGTGGCCGGGTGGAGAACTGGTCCCAGTCGCGTGAGCTGCTGTCCCGCGGCGCCAACCGCTACGCGCAGATCGTCCTGGGCGTCCCGTTGCGGGACGCGACGGCCGGGTTCCGGGCGTTCCGCCGCGCTACGTTGGAGGGCGTCGGCCTGGACGACGTGGCCTCGCTCGGCTACTGCTTCCAGATAGACCTCGCGTGGCGGGCGCTGCAGGCCGGCTTCCGGGTGACCGAGGTGCCGATCGTGTTCCGCGAACGCGAGTTCGGCGACAGCAAGATGGACCTCGCGATCATGATCGAGTCCTTTCGCCGGGTCGCCGTGTGGGGGATCCGGCACCGGCTCAAGCAGGTACGCGGCCGGACGAACGGTCACCAGGTGTTGTCAGAGAGGCGGAGGTGA
- a CDS encoding MFS transporter, producing MAATTAAAPVPDAGARRREQRAWYFYDWANSAYVTTVLTVLFSPYLASIAETAACGAPGTPENPCTANLRVLGIPVSPGSLPLYVITATTLLSALVLPVVGAAADRSRHRKQLLAGFAWAGAAAASAMVFVTGTNWQLGVGLLFVGNLCLASSIVVYDALLCDISTPDERDRVSSRGWALGYLGGGLLLLVNLVIVEGHGVLGISTSTAVRISLLSAGLWWGAFTLVPYLGLRNRPPVAVVPERGSFVRQSVGQLFTTLREARAYPMTLLFLLAYLFFNDGVQTVIYASSVYASGQLGLGESVLIATILLVQFVAFGGALLFGRIAARVGSRRTILAALWVWVAVVVAAYFLPARQVAPLLILGVLIGIVLGGTQALSRSLYSQFVPRGREAEYFSLYQACERGTSWLGTLVFGVVHQVTHSYRPAIIALAVFFVVGFVLLARVDPQRAVRDAGNESPAVI from the coding sequence ATGGCGGCGACGACTGCGGCGGCACCGGTCCCGGACGCGGGGGCCCGGCGACGTGAGCAGCGCGCCTGGTACTTCTACGACTGGGCCAACTCCGCGTACGTCACCACGGTCCTCACCGTGCTGTTCAGCCCCTACCTCGCCTCGATCGCCGAGACGGCGGCCTGCGGGGCGCCCGGTACGCCGGAGAACCCCTGCACGGCCAATCTGCGGGTCCTCGGCATCCCGGTGTCCCCCGGCTCACTGCCGCTGTACGTCATCACCGCGACCACCCTGCTGTCGGCGCTGGTGCTTCCGGTGGTGGGCGCCGCCGCCGACCGGTCCCGCCACCGCAAGCAGCTGCTGGCCGGGTTCGCCTGGGCCGGCGCGGCCGCCGCGTCCGCCATGGTGTTCGTCACCGGGACGAACTGGCAGCTCGGCGTGGGCCTGCTCTTCGTGGGAAACCTGTGCCTGGCCTCCTCCATCGTGGTGTACGACGCCCTGCTGTGCGACATCTCCACCCCGGACGAACGCGACCGCGTCTCCTCCAGGGGCTGGGCACTCGGCTACCTCGGCGGGGGGCTGCTGCTGCTTGTCAACCTGGTCATCGTCGAGGGCCACGGCGTGCTGGGCATCTCGACGTCGACCGCGGTCCGGATCAGCCTGCTGTCGGCGGGACTGTGGTGGGGAGCGTTCACCCTCGTCCCGTACCTCGGGCTGCGCAACCGGCCGCCGGTCGCGGTCGTGCCGGAGCGGGGGTCGTTCGTACGCCAGAGCGTCGGGCAGCTGTTCACCACCCTGCGCGAGGCCCGCGCCTACCCGATGACGCTGCTGTTCCTGCTCGCGTACCTGTTCTTCAACGACGGCGTGCAGACGGTCATCTACGCCTCCTCGGTCTACGCGTCGGGCCAGCTCGGGCTCGGGGAGAGCGTCCTGATCGCGACGATCCTGCTGGTGCAGTTCGTGGCGTTCGGCGGCGCGCTGTTGTTCGGCCGGATCGCCGCGCGGGTCGGCAGCCGCCGCACCATCCTCGCCGCCCTGTGGGTGTGGGTGGCCGTGGTCGTCGCGGCGTACTTCCTGCCCGCCCGCCAGGTGGCACCGCTGCTGATCCTCGGCGTACTCATCGGCATCGTGCTGGGCGGGACCCAGGCGCTGTCGCGTTCGCTGTACAGCCAGTTCGTCCCCCGGGGCCGGGAGGCGGAGTACTTCAGCCTGTACCAGGCGTGCGAACGCGGGACCAGCTGGCTCGGCACCCTGGTGTTCGGTGTCGTCCACCAGGTCACCCACTCCTACCGGCCGGCGATCATCGCCCTCGCGGTCTTCTTCGTCGTCGGGTTCGTGCTGCTGGCGAGGGTCGACCCGCAGCGGGCGGTCCGGGACGCCGGCAACGAGTCCCCCGCGGTGATCTGA
- the lnt gene encoding apolipoprotein N-acyltransferase codes for MRLEDGIASRSQTATSTTAEPDGRATRWLRFLLAVASGVALAAAFPPFGWTWTVPFAVATLTLVCKGTRIRTGALLGLGFGLGFFVLLLQWVRVIGADGWLVLSLVEALFVAVLGAALTLITRLRWWPLWAATLWVGVEFARSSFPLGGFPWGRLAYGLADTPLAALASVGGVPFVTFVVVLAGNLLLWAVVTSGRRLVVRLGAVAVAAALAFCGALVPLPTDGNGTATVAVVQGNVPSRGMEALGRARTVTRNHLAATEDLMREVRAGKVAKPAFVLWPENSTDIDPFHDLPTRTIVDRAVQDAGVPILVGAILDGPGPNYRRTTGVVWDPTTGPGQIYAKQHPVPFGEYIPFRRQLLPYIDRLRLVGRDTYAGKEPGKIRIAGYHPGLVICFEIAYDGIVRQVADGAASQFLTVQTNNATYTGTGQPQQQFAITRLRAVEYGKAVLVASPNGISGYIAPDGHVVAQSKEATRKVFVERVPLRTQPTLAARLGPVPEWVLALAGLAALAVAVDRRRRGVEADDDELTWSTSGGDR; via the coding sequence TTGAGGCTCGAGGACGGCATAGCGTCCCGCTCCCAGACGGCCACTTCCACCACGGCGGAGCCGGACGGTCGTGCCACCCGCTGGCTACGGTTCCTGCTGGCGGTGGCGTCCGGAGTTGCGCTGGCGGCCGCGTTCCCCCCATTCGGCTGGACGTGGACCGTTCCGTTCGCGGTGGCCACGCTCACGCTGGTCTGCAAGGGAACCCGCATACGCACCGGCGCGCTGCTGGGGCTGGGCTTCGGCCTGGGCTTCTTCGTCCTGCTGCTCCAGTGGGTCCGCGTCATCGGTGCCGACGGGTGGCTGGTCCTCAGCCTCGTGGAGGCGTTGTTCGTCGCCGTCCTCGGCGCCGCGCTCACTCTCATCACCCGGCTGCGCTGGTGGCCGCTGTGGGCGGCGACGCTGTGGGTGGGTGTCGAGTTCGCCCGTTCCTCGTTCCCGCTCGGCGGCTTCCCCTGGGGCCGGCTCGCCTACGGCCTGGCCGACACACCGCTGGCGGCGCTGGCCAGTGTGGGCGGGGTGCCGTTCGTCACGTTCGTGGTGGTGCTCGCCGGCAACCTCCTGCTGTGGGCGGTGGTGACGAGTGGCCGGCGGCTCGTCGTGCGGCTGGGCGCGGTGGCCGTGGCCGCGGCACTGGCGTTCTGCGGTGCGCTGGTCCCGCTGCCCACCGACGGCAACGGCACCGCCACCGTCGCGGTTGTCCAGGGCAACGTGCCCTCGCGGGGGATGGAGGCCCTGGGCCGGGCCCGCACGGTGACCCGCAACCACCTCGCCGCCACCGAGGACCTCATGCGGGAGGTGCGCGCCGGCAAGGTCGCCAAGCCTGCGTTCGTTCTCTGGCCGGAGAACTCCACCGACATCGACCCGTTCCACGACCTGCCCACCCGCACGATCGTCGACCGGGCCGTGCAGGACGCGGGAGTCCCGATCCTGGTGGGCGCGATTCTGGACGGGCCGGGGCCCAACTACCGGCGTACGACCGGAGTCGTCTGGGACCCCACCACCGGGCCGGGCCAGATCTACGCCAAGCAGCACCCGGTGCCGTTCGGGGAGTACATCCCCTTCCGGCGTCAGCTGCTGCCCTACATCGACCGGCTCCGGCTGGTCGGCCGGGACACCTACGCCGGCAAGGAACCCGGCAAGATCAGGATCGCCGGCTACCACCCCGGCCTGGTGATCTGTTTCGAGATCGCCTACGACGGGATCGTCCGGCAGGTGGCCGACGGCGCGGCGTCGCAGTTCCTCACCGTGCAGACCAACAACGCGACCTACACCGGGACCGGCCAGCCGCAGCAGCAGTTCGCCATCACGCGACTGCGCGCGGTCGAGTACGGCAAGGCTGTCCTGGTGGCCTCACCCAACGGCATCAGCGGCTACATCGCCCCCGACGGGCACGTGGTGGCGCAGTCGAAGGAGGCCACCCGCAAGGTGTTCGTCGAACGCGTGCCGCTGCGAACCCAGCCAACGCTCGCGGCCCGGCTCGGACCGGTCCCGGAGTGGGTGCTCGCCCTGGCCGGGCTGGCGGCGCTGGCCGTGGCGGTCGACCGCAGGCGACGCGGAGTGGAAGCCGACGACGACGAGCTCACCTGGTCGACGAGCGGGGGAGATCGGTGA
- a CDS encoding RNA polymerase-binding protein RbpA, whose amino-acid sequence MSERALRGSRLGAASYEDDREIAPAPRQLVSYDCPHSHHFDLPFAADAEVPSVWECPRCGAEAVRVDGDRPESKQVKPPRTHWDMLLERRSIDELEQLLSERLELLRSGQIGPEHLHREASAGGKTPKPPRQRKGA is encoded by the coding sequence ATGTCGGAGCGAGCACTACGAGGCTCGAGGCTCGGGGCGGCGAGCTACGAGGACGACCGGGAGATCGCTCCCGCGCCGCGCCAGCTGGTCAGTTACGACTGCCCGCATTCCCACCACTTCGATCTGCCTTTCGCCGCTGACGCCGAGGTGCCGTCGGTGTGGGAGTGCCCGCGATGCGGCGCCGAAGCCGTCCGCGTCGACGGTGACCGTCCGGAGTCCAAGCAGGTGAAGCCCCCGCGCACGCACTGGGACATGCTGCTCGAACGCCGCAGCATCGACGAGCTGGAGCAGCTCCTCTCCGAGCGCCTGGAGCTGCTGCGGTCCGGCCAGATCGGCCCGGAGCACCTGCACCGCGAGGCATCGGCGGGTGGCAAGACCCCCAAGCCGCCGCGCCAGCGCAAGGGCGCCTGA
- a CDS encoding hotdog domain-containing protein: MTDQLATGTDPRLGLTITHRRYVSYAEAHYAGHLVAGGYVLGLFGDVATEVCIRTDGDEGLLASYAEVRFLAPVRAGDVLEVSATVVRVGNRSRDLDLAARVVARGEPERGESAAGVLEPPTVAVTAQATVVVPPG; this comes from the coding sequence ATGACCGACCAGCTGGCCACCGGGACGGATCCTCGCCTCGGGCTCACCATCACCCACCGCCGGTACGTGTCGTACGCCGAGGCCCACTACGCAGGGCACCTCGTCGCGGGCGGCTACGTGCTCGGCCTGTTCGGCGACGTCGCCACAGAGGTCTGCATCCGTACCGACGGCGACGAGGGCCTGCTCGCGTCGTACGCCGAGGTGCGGTTCCTGGCGCCGGTCCGCGCGGGCGATGTGCTGGAGGTCAGCGCCACGGTCGTCCGGGTGGGCAACCGCAGCCGCGACCTCGACCTGGCGGCCCGGGTGGTGGCCCGGGGCGAACCCGAGCGCGGCGAGTCCGCCGCAGGCGTGCTCGAGCCGCCGACCGTCGCGGTGACCGCCCAGGCGACGGTGGTCGTCCCGCCCGGCTGA
- a CDS encoding FxsA family protein, translated as MALLVVLALMAVPALEIYVAVQVWHLVGWWTLALLLAGSGLGAYLVKREGLRTWAALRAAVEDRRVPDREVLDAGLVLTGGVLMVLPGLVTDVVGFLLLAPFLRPLSRRALRWGVGRGVSRRAGVVPGQSWQVSRYLRGGPGGPGGSAGAGGSGEADRGRPPVIEGEVVSGDSGHGDTPGRPRQGR; from the coding sequence GTGGCGCTGCTCGTCGTTCTCGCCCTGATGGCCGTACCCGCCCTGGAGATCTACGTCGCGGTGCAGGTCTGGCACCTCGTCGGGTGGTGGACCCTCGCGCTGCTGCTCGCCGGCAGTGGCCTCGGCGCCTACCTCGTGAAGCGGGAGGGCCTGCGCACCTGGGCGGCGTTGCGGGCGGCGGTCGAGGACCGTCGCGTCCCCGACCGTGAGGTGCTGGACGCCGGGCTGGTGCTCACGGGCGGAGTGCTGATGGTGCTTCCCGGGCTGGTCACCGACGTGGTGGGCTTCCTCCTGCTGGCGCCGTTCCTCCGGCCGCTGTCCCGGCGCGCCCTGCGGTGGGGTGTCGGGCGGGGCGTCAGCCGCCGGGCCGGAGTCGTTCCCGGTCAGAGCTGGCAGGTGAGCCGGTACCTCCGAGGAGGGCCGGGTGGGCCCGGTGGTTCGGCCGGCGCCGGCGGCTCCGGTGAAGCCGACCGTGGGCGGCCGCCGGTCATCGAGGGGGAGGTCGTCTCCGGCGACTCCGGCCACGGCGACACGCCGGGCCGGCCGCGCCAGGGTCGCTGA